The Neofelis nebulosa isolate mNeoNeb1 chromosome X, mNeoNeb1.pri, whole genome shotgun sequence genome has a segment encoding these proteins:
- the LOC131502597 gene encoding polyadenylate-binding protein 1-like 2 translates to MASLYVGDLHPEVTEAMLYEKFSPAGPILSIRICRDKITRRSLGYAYVNYQQPVDAKRALETLNFDVIKGRPVRIMWSQRDPSLRKSGVGNVFIKNLGKTIDNKALYNIFSAFGNILSCKVACDEKGPKGYGFVHFQKQESAERAIDAMNGMFLNYRKIFVGRFKSHKEREAERGAWARQSTSADVKDFEEDTDEEATLR, encoded by the coding sequence ATGGCCTCGCTGTACGTGGGCGACCTGCACCCTGAAGTGACAGAGGCAATGCTCTACGAGAAGTTCAGCCCGGCCGGGCCCATCCTTTCCATCCGCATTTGCAGGGACAAGATCACCCGCCGCTCGTTGGGCTACGCGTACGTCAACTACCAGCAACCGGTGGACGCCAAGCGGGCCCTGGAAACCCTGAACTTTGATGTCATCAAGGGCAGGCCCGTGCGCATCATGTGGTCCCAGCGGGACCCCTCGCTCCGCAAGAGTGGGGTGGGCAACGTCTTCATCAAGAACCTGGGCAAGACCATCGACAACAAGGCGCTGTACAACATCTTCTCGGCGTTTGGCAACATCCTCTCCTGCAAAGTGGCCTGCGACGAAAAGGGGCCCAAGGGCTACGGGTTTGTGCACTTCCAAAAGCAGGAGTCCGCAGAGCGGGCCATTGATGCGATGAATGGCATGTTCCTGAACTACCGCAAAATTTTCGTTGGGAGATTCAAGTCGCATAAAGAACGAGAGGCCGAAAGGGGAGCCTGGGCTAGGCAGTCCACCAGTGCTGACGTCAAGGATTTCGAGGAAGACACCGATGAGGAAGCCACCTTGCGATGA